From Thalassococcus sp. S3, one genomic window encodes:
- a CDS encoding flotillin family protein, which translates to MDLMTILVIVGTFVVFLALIGLVLGRLYRRATREMSLVKTGAGGKKVIMDGGTIVVPLLHEISPVNMKTLRLEVQRTGEGALITRDRMRVDVGVEFYVSVNATTEGISRAAQTLGDRTFYVDQLREMIEGKLVDGLRAVAAQMTMDELHENRAEFVQEVQNAVSEDLLKNGLELESVSLTALDQTPFEALDENNAFNAVGMRKLAEVIAKSKKERAEIDAEADVAVRRAAMEAERQRLHIERDEQEAAIAQAQQVATLKAAQEAEIARQVEVAEREKQQARIVKEQAIREAEITRDRELEVADQERQIIIAQKSEEESRARASADTARAEATKAQEAIETARSVAMAQREKEIALIEAQREAEREATKIRLAAAAEKDAAHDRADARREEAQAEADALTIRAAAKKADLLAEAEGRQAIVEAENAIDPIIVNMKVDMARLEALPGVVAEMVKPAEKIDSIKIHQVTGMGGMNGGASGGAGDKPVVNQALDSILGMAVQLPALKKLGEELGVSLESGMSQIGGTTLSEVEETEEPKVVSEDEKPRIADKSDLPAAE; encoded by the coding sequence ATGGACCTTATGACGATCCTCGTCATCGTCGGCACTTTCGTCGTTTTTCTGGCTCTGATCGGACTGGTCCTGGGCCGGCTCTATCGGCGCGCGACGCGCGAGATGAGCCTGGTCAAGACGGGGGCCGGCGGCAAGAAGGTCATCATGGACGGAGGTACGATTGTCGTGCCTTTGCTGCACGAGATCAGCCCGGTGAACATGAAAACGCTCAGGCTGGAAGTGCAGCGCACCGGAGAGGGCGCGCTGATCACCCGCGACCGGATGCGGGTCGATGTGGGCGTGGAATTCTACGTCTCGGTCAATGCGACGACCGAAGGGATCAGCCGCGCCGCGCAAACCCTTGGGGACCGGACATTTTACGTGGATCAGCTCCGCGAGATGATCGAGGGTAAGCTGGTTGATGGTCTGCGCGCGGTGGCCGCGCAGATGACGATGGACGAATTGCACGAGAACCGCGCGGAATTTGTGCAGGAGGTGCAGAACGCAGTCTCGGAGGATTTGCTGAAGAACGGGCTGGAACTGGAAAGCGTGTCGCTGACAGCGCTTGACCAGACCCCGTTCGAGGCGCTGGACGAGAACAACGCGTTCAACGCGGTTGGCATGAGAAAACTCGCCGAAGTTATTGCAAAATCGAAAAAAGAGCGCGCAGAGATTGATGCCGAGGCGGATGTGGCCGTGCGCCGCGCGGCGATGGAGGCAGAGCGCCAGCGCCTGCACATCGAACGCGACGAGCAGGAGGCGGCGATTGCCCAGGCACAGCAGGTGGCCACGCTGAAGGCGGCCCAGGAGGCGGAGATCGCCCGGCAGGTCGAAGTGGCCGAGCGCGAGAAACAGCAGGCGAGGATCGTGAAGGAGCAGGCGATCCGGGAGGCGGAGATCACTCGGGACCGGGAGCTTGAGGTCGCCGATCAGGAGCGTCAGATCATCATCGCGCAGAAATCCGAAGAGGAGAGCCGGGCAAGGGCGTCTGCGGACACAGCCAGGGCGGAGGCGACCAAGGCCCAGGAAGCCATTGAGACGGCCCGCTCGGTTGCCATGGCCCAGCGCGAGAAAGAGATCGCGCTGATCGAGGCGCAGAGAGAGGCCGAGCGTGAAGCCACGAAGATCCGGCTTGCCGCGGCGGCAGAGAAGGACGCAGCCCATGACCGCGCGGATGCAAGGCGAGAGGAGGCGCAGGCAGAGGCCGACGCGCTGACGATCCGGGCGGCGGCGAAGAAGGCGGATCTGCTGGCCGAGGCGGAGGGCCGCCAGGCGATTGTCGAGGCGGAGAATGCCATCGACCCGATCATCGTAAACATGAAGGTCGACATGGCGCGGCTGGAGGCATTGCCGGGTGTGGTGGCCGAAATGGTCAAGCCGGCGGAGAAGATCGATTCGATCAAGATCCATCAGGTGACCGGCATGGGTGGCATGAACGGAGGCGCAAGCGGGGGCGCGGGCGACAAGCCCGTGGTCAATCAGGCGCTCGATTCGATCCTGGGCATGGCGGTGCAGCTTCCGGCGCTCAAGAAGCTGGGCGAGGAATTGGGCGTCTCGCTGGAAAGCGGGATGTCACAGATCGGCGGCACAACCCTGAGCGAGGTCGAGGAGACCGAGGAGCCCAAGGTGGTCAGCGAAGACGAAAAGCCCCGCATCGCCGACAAATCCGACCTTCCGGCAGCGGAGTAA
- a CDS encoding DNA helicase produces the protein MQLSAPIYKLKHTAKRLARREAIPLHEALDRLAAQEGHKSWSHLAASWRRAHPAKKVMSHLARGDMVLLGARPGHGKTRLGIELAALAKCHGRRGFFFTLDYHEREVAEHFADLGVDQTPGARSVIVDTSDEISADHIIDRLAGHEGPAFVVIDYLQVLDQKRSNPPVNEQIQRLRRYVKGHDAICVVISQLERRFDLQDKAMPDVGDIRLPNPLNTSLFDKRCFLHDGKVRLDLA, from the coding sequence ATGCAACTCTCTGCCCCAATCTACAAACTGAAGCACACGGCAAAACGCCTGGCCCGCCGCGAGGCGATCCCCCTGCACGAAGCCCTTGACCGGCTGGCCGCGCAGGAAGGCCACAAAAGCTGGAGCCATCTGGCCGCGTCATGGCGCAGAGCGCACCCTGCGAAAAAGGTCATGTCCCACTTGGCCCGCGGTGATATGGTTCTTCTGGGGGCAAGACCCGGTCATGGCAAAACGCGTCTTGGCATCGAACTGGCGGCTTTGGCGAAATGCCATGGACGCAGGGGCTTTTTCTTCACTCTCGATTACCATGAAAGAGAGGTGGCCGAGCACTTCGCGGATCTTGGCGTTGACCAGACCCCAGGGGCGCGATCGGTTATCGTCGATACGTCAGACGAGATCTCGGCGGATCATATCATTGATCGGCTGGCGGGACATGAAGGCCCTGCTTTCGTCGTTATCGACTACCTTCAGGTGCTGGACCAGAAGCGGAGCAATCCGCCCGTTAACGAGCAGATTCAGCGGCTGAGACGATACGTCAAAGGGCATGACGCGATCTGTGTCGTCATCTCGCAATTGGAGCGAAGGTTCGATCTGCAGGACAAGGCGATGCCGGATGTCGGCGATATCCGCTTGCCCAATCCGCTGAACACATCCCTCTTTGACAAACGGTGCTTCCTTCACGACGGAAAGGTGCGACTTGATCTTGCTTGA
- a CDS encoding alpha/beta fold hydrolase, with protein METKTYELNGHPFFVRHWGDPAKPVLLMLHGFPEYGGAWSDLAPYLTDHFYCVAPDQRGFGQSWAPDDVSRYATSELVSDMAALIGQLGGKVTVLGHDWGAAVAYGLAMFQPDLVERLIILNGVHPVPFQRAMATGGAQTEASQYILYLREAGSEERLAADNFAKMVSLFSAKMNLSWLSGSRLEDYRTEWARPGRLKTMIHWYRASPLKVAKPGQPITDLPDFPVERLQVRCPHLLIWGEEDTALLPVSTERLEDFAPDLTRVTMAGVDHWLCHQKPAEVAQHILNWTHP; from the coding sequence ATGGAAACCAAGACCTACGAATTGAACGGTCATCCGTTCTTTGTCCGCCATTGGGGCGATCCCGCAAAACCCGTCCTTCTGATGCTGCATGGCTTTCCGGAATATGGCGGGGCGTGGTCCGATCTGGCGCCTTACCTGACCGACCATTTCTACTGCGTTGCACCTGACCAGCGCGGGTTCGGGCAAAGCTGGGCGCCGGACGATGTCAGCCGCTATGCCACGTCCGAACTTGTGTCGGACATGGCCGCACTAATCGGCCAACTCGGCGGCAAGGTTACCGTTCTGGGCCATGATTGGGGGGCCGCCGTCGCCTATGGATTGGCGATGTTTCAGCCCGATCTTGTGGAGCGGCTGATCATTCTCAACGGCGTGCACCCCGTCCCCTTCCAGCGGGCGATGGCCACCGGGGGCGCGCAGACCGAAGCATCGCAATACATTCTTTACCTGCGCGAGGCCGGCTCCGAGGAGCGACTGGCCGCGGACAATTTCGCCAAAATGGTCTCGCTCTTCTCCGCCAAGATGAACCTCTCCTGGCTGAGCGGTTCCCGACTTGAAGACTACCGCACCGAATGGGCCCGTCCGGGACGGCTCAAGACCATGATCCACTGGTACCGCGCCTCCCCGCTCAAGGTGGCCAAGCCGGGTCAGCCCATCACCGACCTGCCCGACTTTCCCGTGGAACGCCTGCAGGTCCGCTGTCCGCATCTGCTGATCTGGGGGGAAGAGGACACCGCCCTCCTGCCCGTCTCGACCGAGAGGCTGGAGGACTTCGCCCCCGATCTTACCCGGGTCACCATGGCGGGCGTCGATCACTGGCTCTGCCATCAGAAACCGGCGGAGGTCGCCCAACACATCCTGAACTGGACCCATCCATGA
- a CDS encoding OB-fold-containig protein, with protein METFSAPMLSTFLSPEFAPFTLALALLAGLFTLELIFALLGGTLMGGEAEIDGIDAAEMDVADLELGVETAELDLGEYEVPAVIEEGVESEPDFAGGTLAWLGIGKAPFILWLASLLMGFGLSGVVAQSMAITALGSPLPVWLAVLGAAVLGVGFASRFAALFARVLPKTETSAVSRNRLARRRGIVSQGVARRGQAAEVRVTDFYGNMHYIRAEPLQDETEIITGVEVLVLRHRPSGGYRLIPLSD; from the coding sequence TCCCTTCACGCTTGCTCTTGCCTTGTTGGCGGGGCTTTTCACTCTTGAACTGATCTTTGCCCTGCTGGGCGGGACGCTGATGGGCGGCGAGGCGGAGATTGACGGAATAGACGCCGCCGAGATGGATGTGGCCGACCTGGAACTTGGGGTCGAGACGGCGGAGCTGGATCTGGGCGAGTACGAAGTGCCTGCGGTGATCGAGGAGGGTGTGGAATCCGAACCGGACTTTGCCGGCGGCACGCTCGCCTGGCTGGGCATCGGCAAAGCGCCCTTCATACTGTGGCTCGCCTCGCTTTTGATGGGCTTTGGATTAAGCGGCGTGGTGGCGCAGAGCATGGCAATCACGGCCCTGGGATCACCATTGCCGGTCTGGCTGGCCGTGCTGGGGGCTGCCGTCTTGGGGGTGGGATTTGCCAGTCGCTTTGCCGCACTTTTTGCGCGAGTGCTGCCCAAGACAGAGACGAGCGCAGTGTCCCGTAACAGGCTGGCAAGGCGACGCGGGATCGTCAGCCAGGGCGTGGCTCGGCGGGGTCAAGCCGCCGAAGTGCGTGTCACGGACTTTTACGGAAACATGCATTATATCAGGGCCGAGCCCTTGCAGGACGAAACGGAGATTATCACCGGGGTCGAGGTTCTGGTTCTGCGGCACCGGCCCAGCGGCGGGTATCGTCTGATCCCGCTATCGGACTGA
- a CDS encoding DUF1007 family protein — translation MFRALCLLSALALSGPVIAHPHVFVDTGLRLVTDPQGRLLGVEVSWNYDELYSMLMFEDRGLDNDYDGRLDDAEVGQLQGFDLNWIEGFEGDLYVTGPAGPITLGKPQGRGVRVEEARIISTHFRPLVQPQHAADLIVQAYDPTFYTAYDLTRGVETEGPCDVEVTQPDLDAAYSKVEELLYGMPASRAEEEFPEVGEAFAATVSFRCAN, via the coding sequence ATGTTTCGCGCGCTCTGTCTTCTGTCGGCTCTTGCTCTTTCCGGTCCGGTCATCGCCCATCCACATGTCTTTGTGGATACCGGCTTGCGGCTCGTCACAGATCCCCAAGGCCGATTGCTGGGCGTGGAGGTGAGCTGGAACTACGATGAGCTCTATTCGATGCTGATGTTCGAGGATCGCGGCCTCGACAATGACTACGACGGACGGCTCGATGACGCAGAAGTCGGACAGCTTCAGGGATTTGACCTCAACTGGATCGAAGGGTTCGAGGGGGATCTCTATGTGACCGGGCCTGCCGGCCCGATAACGCTGGGCAAGCCCCAAGGGCGTGGCGTCCGGGTCGAAGAAGCCCGCATCATCAGCACACATTTCCGTCCCTTGGTGCAGCCCCAGCACGCGGCGGATCTGATTGTTCAGGCCTATGATCCAACCTTTTACACGGCCTATGACCTGACCCGCGGGGTCGAAACCGAGGGGCCATGCGACGTGGAAGTCACCCAGCCTGATCTGGACGCGGCCTATTCCAAGGTCGAGGAATTGCTTTACGGGATGCCTGCATCCCGCGCGGAAGAAGAGTTTCCCGAAGTGGGCGAGGCCTTCGCAGCAACGGTAAGCTTCAGATGCGCAAACTGA
- a CDS encoding glutathione S-transferase family protein, whose amino-acid sequence MITLHHLNKSRSLRILWLLEEIGTPYQVKRYQRDEKTNLAPPELKQVHPLGKSPMIEMEGRIVTESAAIVELICAAHAPAMIPETGTDAYIQHLELMHFAEGSAMTPILLNLYVGRLGEAGAPLHPRISEQLQSHFQYMEDILRPSGHFVLDELSAADIMLSFPAQIAVRLGHAEDYPRLAAFVKELEARPAFARALEAGGGA is encoded by the coding sequence ATGATCACACTCCACCATCTGAACAAATCCCGGTCCCTGCGGATCCTGTGGCTGCTGGAGGAGATTGGCACGCCCTATCAGGTCAAACGCTACCAGCGGGATGAAAAGACCAACCTCGCCCCGCCCGAACTCAAACAGGTCCATCCGCTGGGCAAGTCCCCCATGATCGAGATGGAGGGGCGCATCGTCACCGAATCCGCCGCCATCGTGGAGCTGATCTGCGCGGCGCATGCCCCCGCTATGATCCCCGAGACCGGAACCGACGCCTATATCCAGCACCTCGAACTGATGCATTTCGCCGAAGGCTCCGCCATGACGCCGATCCTTCTGAACCTCTATGTGGGCCGTCTGGGCGAGGCCGGCGCGCCGCTGCATCCACGCATTTCAGAGCAATTGCAAAGCCACTTCCAGTATATGGAGGACATCCTGCGCCCCTCCGGCCATTTCGTGCTCGACGAGCTGTCGGCCGCTGACATCATGCTCAGCTTTCCCGCGCAGATCGCCGTGCGGCTGGGCCATGCAGAGGATTACCCGCGCCTCGCCGCCTTCGTCAAAGAGCTGGAGGCGCGCCCCGCCTTTGCCCGCGCGCTGGAGGCCGGCGGGGGCGCCTGA
- a CDS encoding dienelactone hydrolase yields MTRTPLAALSLAASVTAVSALAENRIDQVRPDAPELAAYGPYPIGVQTMTFSHPGQIDILNTTADAEPTYDRPLTAEIWYPAAPGTPAGGSYTAVLRDGQTEVTLHGQAARDAEPASGETFPLVVISHGYPGNRFLMSHLGENLASKGYVTISVDHTDSTYSDQGAFGSTLLNRALDQRFVIDQMEALEGPVGAITDASSVAVIGYSMGGYGALIFGGAGVTQASTEYEWGTPNGLLSRHLAGSESHATLIDERVKAIIAIGPWGNNAGFWDAEGLAGFEKPLMLMAGSADDVSIYQAMRGIFDGTTGVTRHLLTFEGANHNAAAPMPAPAESWTPVDTLDFVPFEHYADAVWDTNRMNNVAQHFATAFIDLHVKGDGEKAAYLDLVPVAAEGVFALDDAGNETEAHTHWRGFPARTGQGLLFETKEAGE; encoded by the coding sequence ATGACCCGCACGCCTCTTGCCGCGTTGAGCCTCGCGGCCAGTGTCACCGCCGTATCGGCCCTGGCCGAAAACCGGATCGACCAGGTCCGACCGGACGCGCCCGAACTTGCCGCCTACGGTCCCTATCCGATCGGCGTGCAAACGATGACGTTCTCGCATCCGGGCCAGATCGACATTCTCAACACCACGGCCGATGCCGAACCGACCTATGATCGCCCCCTCACCGCCGAGATCTGGTATCCGGCCGCTCCGGGCACCCCGGCGGGTGGCAGCTATACGGCGGTCCTGCGCGACGGGCAGACAGAAGTCACGCTTCACGGCCAGGCCGCGCGCGATGCAGAGCCGGCCAGTGGGGAAACCTTTCCACTTGTGGTCATCTCCCATGGCTATCCCGGAAACCGGTTCCTGATGTCCCATCTGGGGGAAAACCTGGCTTCGAAGGGGTATGTCACAATCTCTGTCGATCATACCGACAGCACCTATTCCGATCAGGGCGCGTTCGGGTCAACGCTGCTGAACCGTGCACTCGACCAACGCTTTGTCATCGACCAGATGGAAGCGCTGGAAGGTCCGGTTGGCGCCATCACCGATGCCAGTTCCGTTGCGGTGATCGGCTATTCAATGGGAGGCTACGGCGCGCTGATCTTTGGCGGCGCGGGCGTGACACAGGCATCAACCGAGTATGAATGGGGCACACCCAACGGCCTGCTCTCCCGGCATCTGGCTGGGTCGGAAAGCCATGCCACCCTGATTGACGAGCGCGTCAAGGCGATCATCGCAATCGGCCCATGGGGCAATAATGCCGGTTTCTGGGATGCCGAAGGGCTGGCGGGGTTCGAGAAACCGCTGATGCTGATGGCCGGCAGCGCTGACGATGTGTCGATCTACCAGGCGATGCGCGGCATCTTTGACGGAACGACCGGAGTGACCCGGCACCTGCTAACCTTCGAGGGGGCGAACCACAACGCAGCCGCCCCCATGCCCGCCCCGGCGGAAAGCTGGACACCCGTGGACACGCTCGATTTCGTTCCCTTCGAGCACTATGCCGACGCTGTCTGGGACACCAACCGGATGAACAACGTGGCCCAACACTTTGCCACGGCCTTCATTGATCTGCACGTGAAGGGGGACGGTGAGAAGGCCGCCTATCTCGACCTCGTTCCCGTCGCAGCAGAGGGCGTCTTTGCCCTTGATGACGCCGGAAACGAGACCGAGGCGCATACCCATTGGCGTGGTTTTCCTGCTCGCACCGGTCAAGGGCTTCTGTTCGAGACCAAGGAAGCTGGCGAGTAA